The following coding sequences lie in one Candidatus Methylomirabilota bacterium genomic window:
- a CDS encoding amino acid ABC transporter substrate-binding protein — MTRRAWFRGGFALVLAVGLAAWPTITTAQGIKVGAAVPLTGRYAAGGAQVRAGYEIAVEDVNRAGGVTVGGAKRPLELVLLDDESDATKTVSRLETLAAQGVVAYLGGFGSDLHAAAASVAEKNKIPYLGVAFALHKIHQQGFRYLFSPFWKSPDIGRELVGLLGSIPAADRPKRAAIFQEKTDWGREMAAAWTEAGKAAGYQVVAHVEYAPGAKDFADGILKAKSAQADVAFALPTPPDGMTLVKQMRELDFNPKLALFIRAPDPPVWAKNLGKDGDYVLLAPGWHHAVKYPGVAELNEAHQKRLGRPADPITGPSYACVQILAAALAKAGSLDREKIRDAVAATDMTTVIGPVKFRPDGTGIVQSVFIQWLNGKQELVWPKEFATAPLGYPAPAFSKR, encoded by the coding sequence ATGACGCGACGTGCGTGGTTCCGAGGGGGCTTCGCTCTGGTCCTGGCGGTCGGACTCGCCGCGTGGCCGACGATCACGACGGCCCAGGGGATCAAGGTGGGTGCGGCGGTGCCGCTGACCGGGCGATACGCGGCCGGCGGAGCCCAGGTCCGGGCGGGGTACGAGATCGCCGTCGAGGACGTCAACCGGGCGGGAGGCGTCACCGTGGGCGGGGCGAAGCGGCCTCTGGAGCTGGTGCTGCTCGATGACGAATCCGATGCCACCAAGACGGTGAGCCGCCTGGAGACGCTGGCGGCTCAGGGCGTCGTCGCCTATCTGGGCGGGTTCGGCTCCGATCTCCACGCGGCGGCGGCGTCGGTGGCCGAGAAGAACAAGATCCCCTATCTCGGCGTGGCCTTCGCGCTCCACAAGATCCACCAGCAAGGGTTCCGCTATCTCTTCTCGCCCTTCTGGAAGTCGCCCGACATCGGGCGCGAGCTGGTCGGCCTGCTCGGCTCCATTCCGGCGGCGGACCGCCCCAAGCGCGCGGCCATCTTCCAGGAGAAGACCGACTGGGGCCGGGAGATGGCAGCGGCCTGGACGGAGGCCGGCAAGGCGGCGGGGTATCAGGTCGTCGCGCACGTGGAATACGCCCCGGGAGCGAAGGACTTCGCCGACGGGATCCTCAAGGCCAAGTCCGCCCAGGCCGACGTCGCCTTCGCGCTCCCGACGCCGCCCGACGGCATGACCCTCGTCAAGCAGATGAGGGAGCTCGACTTCAACCCCAAGCTCGCGCTCTTTATCCGGGCTCCGGACCCTCCCGTCTGGGCCAAGAACCTGGGCAAGGACGGTGACTACGTGCTCCTCGCCCCCGGCTGGCATCACGCCGTGAAGTATCCGGGGGTGGCCGAGCTGAACGAGGCGCACCAGAAGCGCCTCGGGCGCCCGGCCGATCCGATCACCGGGCCGTCGTACGCGTGCGTGCAGATCCTGGCCGCGGCGCTCGCCAAGGCCGGCAGCCTCGACCGCGAGAAGATCCGCGACGCCGTCGCCGCCACCGACATGACCACGGTCATCGGCCCGGTCAAGTTCCGGCCCGACGGCACCGGGATCGTCCAGTCCGTGTTCATCCAGTGGCTCAACGGCAAGCAGGAGCTGGTCTGGCCCAAGGAGTTCGCCACCGCCCCACTGGGCTATCCGGCGCCGGCCTTCTCCAAGCGCTGA